A stretch of the Lolium perenne isolate Kyuss_39 chromosome 3, Kyuss_2.0, whole genome shotgun sequence genome encodes the following:
- the LOC127342717 gene encoding uncharacterized protein, whose product MASDSSRLVALAALAVLCRSLLGQASAADGGEARALLALKAALDPTGRLLPSWARGRDPCRFEGVACDGRGAVANVSLQGKGLAGTLPPAVAGLRSLTGLYLHYNALHGALPRELAGLTRLTDVYLNVNNFSGPVPPEIGAMASLQVLQLCYNQLTGSIPTQLGLLTKLTVLALQSNHLNGAIPASLGDLPELMRLDLSFNHLFGSIPVRLARLPRLAALDVRNNSLTGSVPSELAKLEGGFQYGNNADLCGTGLPDLRPCTSSDLIDPDRPQPFSAGIPPRTSADGGHGHCTGTHCPPSTKALAAVVVLAVILLAATAAGLLAFSWHRWRKQRTAAGLPPLTAVGGRCSTEATTTMKEPSFRKSASSTLVSLEYSSGWDPLADGRSGVGFSQEVSPSLRFNMEEVESATQYFSELNLLGNKKSSNSKGSFAATYRGTLRDGTPVVVTRLGQTCCKQEEAEFLKGLKLLAELRHDNVVGLRGFCCSRARGECFVVHDFVPNGSLSQFLDVDGGGAGHAHGGHVLEWSTRVSIIKGIAKGIGYLHSSRANKPPLVHQSISADKVLVDYTYKPLISGSGLHKLLVDDLVFSTLKASAAMGYLAPEYTTVGRFSEKSDVYAFGVIVFQILTGKRKTMQLPFDSGSVDELIDGNLKGCYSATEVAKLAKIALVCTSENPDQRPTMEELLQELDTL is encoded by the exons ATGGCCTCCGACTCTTCCCGCCTCGTCGCGCTCGCGGCATTGGCGGTCCTGTGCCGCTCTCTGCTCGGCCAGGCATCCGCGGCGGACGGCGGGGAGGCGCGGGCGCTGCTGGCGCTCAAGGCGGCGCTGGACCCGACGGGCCGCCTGCTGCCGTCCTGGGCGCGCGGGCGGGACCCGTGCCGGTTCGAGGGCGTCGCGTGCGACGGCCGCGGCGCCGTCGCCAACGTCTCGCTGCAGGGGAAGGGCCTGGCGGGGACGCTCCCCCCGGCCGTCGCGggcctccgctccctcaccggcctCTACCTCCACTACAACGCGCTCCACGGCGCCCTGCCCCGGGAGCTCGCCGGCCTCACCCGCCTCACCGACGTATACCTCAACGTCAACAACTTCTCCGGGCCCGTCCCGCCCGAGATCGGCGCCATGGCCTCGCTGCAAG TTCTGCAGCTGTGCTACAATCAGCTGACGGGGAGCATCCCCACTCAGCTCGGCCTGTTGACCAAGCTCACCGTGCTGGCCCTGCAGTCCAACCACCTCAATGGCGCCATCCCGGCCAGCCTCGGCGACCTGCCCGAGCTCATGCGCCTGGACTTGAGCTTCAACCACCTCTTCGGCTCCATCCCGGTGAGGCTCGCCAGGCTGCCTCGCCTCGCCGCTCTCGACGTCAGGAACAACTCGCTCACCGGCAGTGTGCCCTCCG AACTGGCGAAGCTGGAGGGCGGATTCCAGTACGGGAACAACGCCGATCTCTGCGGCACCGGGCTACCCGACCTCCGGCCGTGCACGTCCTCGGACCTCATCGACCCCGACAGGCCCCAGCCGTTCAGCGCCGGCATCCCGCCGCGGACCAGCGCCGACGGGGGCCACGGGCATTGCACCGGAACCCACTGCCCGCCTTCCACGAAGgcgctcgccgccgtcgtcgtcctcGCGGTGATCCTTctggcggcgacggcggccggTCTCCTCGCCTTCTCCTGGCACCGGTGGCGCAAGCAGAGGACGGCTGCGGGCTTGCCGCCGCTGACAGCCGTCGGCGGCCGGTGCAGCACCGAGGCGACGACGACAATGAAGGAGCCGTCGTTCCGCAAGAGCGCGTCGTCCACGCTGGTGAGCCTGGAGTACTCCAGCGGCTGGGACCCGCTGGCGGACGGGCGGAGCGGCGTCGGGTTCTCGCAGGAGGTGTCCCCGAGCCTCCGGTTCAACATGGAGGAGGTGGAGTCCGCCACGCAGTACTTCTCGGAGCTCAACCTGCTGGGCAACAAGAAGAGCTCCAACTCCAAGGGCAGCTTCGCGGCCACGTACAGGGGCACGCTCCGCGACGGCACGCCCGTCGTCGTCACGCGGCTCGGCCAGACATGCTGCAAGcaggaggaggcggagttcctcaagGGGCTCAAGCTGCTGGCCGAGCTGCGGCACGACAACGTCGTGGGGCTCAGGGGCTTCTGCTGCTCCAGGGCCAGGGGAGAGTGCTTCGTGGTGCACGACTTTGTGCCCAACGGGAGCCTGTCGCAGTTCTTGgacgtcgacggcggcggcgctggccatGCCCATGGCGGACACGTCCTCGAGTGGTCCACGAGGGTGTCCATCATCAAAGGCATTGCTAAAG GAATTGGGTATCTTcacagtagcagagcaaacaaGCCTCCTCTTGTTCACCAAAGTATATCGGCGGACAAAGTTCTGGTGGATTACACCTACAAGCCACTGATATCCGGTTCTGGCCTGCACAAGCTCCTCGTCGACGACCTGGTCTTCTCGACCCTCAAAGCGAGCGCCGCCATGGGGTACCTTGCCCCTGAGTACACCACCGTCGGCCGGTTCTCGGAGAAGAGCGATGTCTATGCGTTCGGGGTAATTGTGTTTCAGATACTCACGGGTAAAAGGAAGACGATGCAGCTGCCCTTCGACTCCGGTAGCGTCGATGAGCTCATTGACGGTAACCTTAAAGGATGTTACTCGGCAACCGAAGTGGCTAAACTGGCAAAGATTGCATTAGTCTGCACCAGTGAAAACCCTGACCAAAGACCCACGATGGAAGAGCTGCTACAAGAATTGGACACCTTGTGA